The following are from one region of the Girardinichthys multiradiatus isolate DD_20200921_A chromosome 9, DD_fGirMul_XY1, whole genome shotgun sequence genome:
- the LOC124873221 gene encoding placenta-specific gene 8 protein-like gives MEEKPLTDWNSGLCDCFEDASTCCYGFWCSICLAGTVSRQFGENNCLPLCDLCASYYGSIPPGALSLRAAMRHKYGIKGSLCKDIFISWCCTTLSWCQMYRELKHRKKNPVVISAQSPTVINMQPAPVMMMPSLGGYASHPVVIQASH, from the exons ATGGAAGAGAAACCCCTGACAGACTGGAACAGTGGTCTCTGCGACTGCTTTGAGGATGCCAGTACAT gcTGCTATGGTTTCTGGTGCAGCATTTGCCTTGCTGGCACAGTTTCCAGACAATTTGGAGAGAACAATTGTCTCCCCTTATGTGATCTATGTGCTTCATATTATGGGTCCATTCCTCCTGGAGCCTTGTCCTTGAGAGCTGCCATGCGACACAAATATGGAATCAAG GGCTCCCTctgtaaagacatttttatttcctgGTGCTGTACAACCTTGTCCTGGTGTCAGATGTATCGTGAGTTGAAACATCGCAAGAAAAACCCCGTCGTCATCAGTGCACAGTCTCCAACTGTCATCAACATGCAGCCTGCTCCAGTGATGATGATGCCTTCTCTAGGCGGTTATGCAAGCCACCCAGTAGTCATCCAGGCTTCACACTAA